In candidate division KSB1 bacterium, one DNA window encodes the following:
- a CDS encoding TonB-dependent receptor translates to MRTLTKLNPRQYIFAFRGFRGMSAVAVLTLLVLLPGLLLGAGTIRGKVYDKDSKDGLPAANVYIQGTTIGAASDLNGNYVIHNVPPGRYTLVASYIGYASMTVEVLVIEGRTVSQDFALSPIVLRGQEVVVRAQAQGQIQAISQQLAADKIANVVSEARIQELPDFNAAQAISRLPGVSTLHSSGEANKVVIRGLAPQYNAVTLEGVRLASTGSTQIGVVSQPGVTGGTLNTDRSVDISMISPYMIKTIAVYKSLTPDMNANTIGGTVNMELREAPPELRYDLLWQSGYTKKSKEYGNYRAVASASKRFFGNRLGVYLLGNAEKYDRNADNMNAAYAIASSKIDTTTGYRPVRVNSVTLNRHIETRRRYGINAVLDYRLPSGAIKSVNMFARLRSDFDDHRTVLNYLDRRLDFSYRGGTNTIDMAVNSLDLTYEFPWLAGLSAQLKFANSYSKNNLPDSPYLIFRQTGGTGGEVPINTLPESLKTRVEYYGPDLTYMTDVFMFSTLYKETAQDFYANFRLPYNLFSIVRGYVKFGGQYRRSDHINDQNTPYTTMIRGSQISNAMIDTLVSRFNVNYDPQAGRFPARAFLGDPDLMGPFLDNRFGQFYFACDPRIPVAMMQYLRRDTNFVNKSTGTNAGGWFEGLFQKIANDYQYTENYSAGYLMAELNWWRLTAVGGVRYEKVTSTYTAYNMRDARSPMDQEAYCDTVTAHPGNEFWLPMGQVRLRITPWMDVRYAYTQSLARPDYHQLSPKFTISYDGGAVWAGNPKLKTAKATNHDVLVTFHGSKLGLFSVGGFHKKVDNFTYYTSYKLHKTAPAGLDSIGTYRIRFPGGGVSEPKDGAWLFTYVNGRSPAYVKGIEVDFQTNFWYLPGPLAGLVLGFNYAHMTSEAIYPLRDDVTIPNPKWRPGSREPRYIVMATDSTRKGRLIYQPNDVANAYIGYDHPSGFSIRLSFVFQGNSVSYVGAFPEQDGFSKDYFRVDLSMRQKLPWRGMELFFDAVNLNDRSNESAQKSIKGFTSIQNYGLVANLGIRYRL, encoded by the coding sequence ATGAGAACGTTAACGAAACTGAACCCGAGGCAGTATATTTTTGCCTTTCGCGGTTTCCGGGGGATGTCCGCCGTTGCGGTTCTCACGCTCTTGGTCCTGCTTCCGGGTCTTCTTCTGGGAGCGGGAACGATCCGGGGGAAAGTGTACGACAAGGACAGCAAGGACGGTCTTCCGGCCGCCAATGTCTACATCCAGGGTACTACGATTGGGGCCGCATCGGACCTGAACGGGAACTACGTGATCCACAACGTTCCTCCCGGTAGGTACACGCTGGTCGCCTCCTATATCGGGTATGCGTCCATGACTGTCGAGGTCCTGGTGATCGAGGGAAGGACGGTGAGCCAGGACTTCGCGTTGAGCCCTATCGTGTTGCGCGGTCAGGAGGTTGTGGTTCGGGCTCAGGCGCAGGGTCAAATTCAAGCAATTAGCCAACAGCTGGCGGCTGACAAGATCGCTAATGTCGTCTCCGAGGCAAGGATCCAGGAGCTTCCGGACTTCAATGCGGCGCAGGCCATCAGCCGCCTGCCGGGGGTGTCGACGCTTCACAGCTCCGGCGAAGCCAACAAGGTGGTCATCCGTGGGTTAGCTCCCCAGTACAACGCCGTCACCCTGGAGGGTGTGCGGTTGGCATCGACCGGAAGCACCCAGATCGGAGTGGTCTCGCAGCCGGGGGTCACAGGCGGGACGCTGAACACGGACCGGAGTGTCGACATTTCCATGATCTCCCCCTACATGATCAAAACGATCGCGGTCTACAAATCGCTGACCCCTGATATGAACGCCAACACGATCGGTGGTACGGTGAACATGGAGCTGCGGGAGGCACCCCCGGAGCTCCGCTACGATCTCCTGTGGCAGTCCGGCTACACGAAAAAGAGCAAGGAGTACGGCAACTACCGGGCGGTGGCGTCGGCCAGCAAGCGCTTCTTTGGCAACCGGCTCGGGGTGTACTTGCTGGGGAACGCGGAAAAGTACGACCGTAATGCGGACAATATGAATGCTGCCTACGCTATTGCCAGCAGCAAGATCGACACGACCACGGGCTACCGCCCGGTGCGAGTCAACAGCGTCACGCTGAACCGCCACATCGAGACGCGCCGGCGCTACGGAATCAATGCGGTCCTCGACTACCGACTGCCCTCCGGCGCCATTAAGTCCGTGAACATGTTCGCCCGCCTGAGGTCAGACTTTGACGATCACCGGACCGTGCTAAACTACCTCGACCGCCGTCTCGACTTCTCCTATCGCGGGGGTACGAATACGATCGACATGGCTGTGAATTCGCTGGATCTCACGTACGAGTTCCCTTGGCTGGCCGGCCTATCGGCGCAGCTGAAGTTCGCCAACAGCTACTCCAAGAACAACCTGCCCGACTCGCCTTACCTGATCTTCCGGCAGACCGGCGGGACGGGAGGCGAGGTTCCCATCAATACCCTGCCCGAGAGCCTCAAGACGAGGGTGGAGTACTACGGTCCTGATCTCACCTACATGACCGACGTCTTCATGTTCTCCACCCTCTACAAAGAGACCGCGCAAGATTTCTATGCCAATTTCCGGCTGCCGTACAATCTCTTCTCCATCGTGCGCGGCTATGTGAAGTTTGGCGGGCAGTATCGACGCTCCGATCACATCAACGACCAGAACACGCCGTACACCACGATGATCCGCGGGAGCCAGATCTCGAACGCGATGATCGACACCCTGGTCAGCCGCTTTAACGTCAACTACGATCCGCAGGCCGGGCGATTCCCCGCACGAGCTTTCCTAGGCGACCCGGACCTAATGGGCCCCTTCCTCGATAATCGGTTTGGTCAGTTCTACTTCGCTTGTGATCCCCGCATCCCGGTGGCAATGATGCAGTACCTGCGGCGCGACACGAACTTCGTGAACAAGTCGACGGGCACCAATGCCGGCGGCTGGTTCGAGGGCCTGTTCCAGAAGATCGCCAATGACTACCAGTACACGGAGAATTACTCGGCTGGCTATCTCATGGCCGAATTGAACTGGTGGAGGCTAACAGCCGTCGGGGGTGTCCGGTACGAGAAGGTGACTTCTACCTATACGGCCTACAACATGCGGGACGCCCGAAGCCCCATGGACCAAGAGGCCTACTGCGATACTGTGACAGCGCACCCGGGAAATGAATTCTGGCTCCCCATGGGCCAGGTGCGGCTACGCATTACACCGTGGATGGATGTCCGTTACGCCTATACCCAGAGCCTTGCCCGTCCCGATTACCACCAGCTGTCGCCGAAGTTCACGATCAGCTACGACGGTGGCGCGGTCTGGGCCGGCAACCCGAAGTTGAAGACGGCCAAGGCAACGAACCACGACGTTCTCGTCACGTTTCACGGCAGCAAGCTTGGCCTTTTCTCGGTCGGCGGATTCCACAAGAAGGTCGACAATTTCACCTACTACACGTCCTATAAGCTTCACAAGACCGCACCTGCGGGGCTGGACTCAATCGGTACCTATCGCATTCGGTTCCCGGGCGGAGGCGTTTCCGAGCCCAAGGACGGCGCGTGGCTTTTCACGTATGTCAACGGTCGTTCTCCGGCCTACGTCAAGGGGATCGAGGTCGACTTCCAGACAAACTTCTGGTACCTCCCCGGCCCGCTGGCGGGATTGGTACTGGGCTTCAACTACGCGCACATGACCTCCGAAGCGATCTATCCGTTGCGGGACGATGTAACGATCCCGAACCCGAAGTGGCGTCCTGGGTCCCGCGAACCACGGTACATCGTCATGGCCACAGATAGCACGCGGAAGGGTCGTCTCATTTACCAGCCCAACGATGTGGCCAACGCGTACATCGGCTACGACCACCCGTCGGGCTTCTCAATTCGCCTGTCGTTTGTGTTCCAGGGGAACTCGGTGAGCTACGTAGGCGCCTTCCCTGAGCAGGATGGTTTCAGCAAGGACTATTTCCGCGTCGACCTTTCGATGCGGCAGAAGCTTCCGTGGCGGGGGATGGAGCTGTTCTTCGATGCGGTGAACTTGAACGATCGCTCGAATGAATCTGCCCAGAAGTCGATAAAGGGATTCACGAGTATTCAGAATTACGGACTCGTCGCCAACCTCGGGATCCGGTACCGACTATAG
- a CDS encoding T9SS type A sorting domain-containing protein gives MKKWLLVWLVIFGLTGVGSAQQKDTVYVPSDLTGEGNLNVAVQQKIDEGKLSQTVFKLERLGYYILTGTITVPQGQHLEIVAPPVGRVQEEAPPQIVWTSSGGVATNFMFDCFGDLTMKNVWLRYANTAGNQVGTTIQFEDDPVANESGKGEVGVFENVVFEYSSCPPNAGGAVTVTAKHFKGTFRNCYFRNCIDTHLRYYGRALSFPYATTGWHNDYVFFENCTFANMGYVYMQEGGEYGDEVYFNHCTFMNVVMFTLESGWWYKMFVTNSLFVNTYMFGYIPAQLGAGGVPFGGTIAISKVQDFGFEVPFTEEDRRILFANNAYYLESWLLDWMANNPYSKEKKRNREPDLIPQPMPMLNDSTIAMFNRYPNMDAANLYNGLNPRILVPPSDIPAIKRFLYYKWTTNADTNWAFQPDAGYYQQWPLPENLAYQNDTLKTAAMGGFPLGDLYHWWPEEYARWEAQKEHEYNRIFKWLETGSDPGAGVAELVRETLPKTHTLSQNYPNPFNPTTRIEFSLPKAAHVTLKVYNLLGQEVATLVNGYRQAGQHWVTFDGSDLPGGVYVYRLEYDGKSVTRKLVLLK, from the coding sequence ATGAAAAAATGGCTACTGGTGTGGCTCGTGATCTTTGGTCTCACCGGAGTGGGTTCGGCTCAGCAGAAGGACACGGTGTATGTACCCAGCGATCTGACAGGGGAGGGGAATCTAAACGTCGCGGTGCAGCAGAAGATCGATGAGGGGAAGCTCTCCCAGACCGTATTCAAACTGGAAAGGCTGGGCTACTACATCCTCACAGGAACCATCACCGTGCCCCAAGGCCAGCACTTGGAAATTGTGGCCCCGCCCGTGGGGCGCGTTCAGGAAGAGGCTCCACCCCAGATTGTGTGGACCTCGAGTGGTGGGGTGGCAACGAATTTCATGTTCGACTGTTTCGGCGACCTTACGATGAAGAATGTCTGGCTTCGCTATGCGAACACGGCCGGCAATCAAGTGGGCACAACGATCCAGTTTGAGGATGATCCGGTAGCAAACGAAAGCGGTAAGGGCGAGGTAGGTGTTTTTGAGAACGTGGTCTTTGAATACTCTTCGTGCCCACCCAATGCTGGGGGAGCGGTCACGGTAACGGCAAAGCACTTCAAGGGTACTTTCCGCAATTGCTACTTCCGCAACTGCATTGATACCCACCTCCGCTATTACGGCCGTGCCCTCTCATTCCCCTACGCAACAACGGGATGGCATAACGACTACGTGTTCTTCGAGAACTGCACGTTCGCCAATATGGGGTACGTTTACATGCAGGAGGGCGGCGAGTACGGGGACGAGGTCTACTTCAACCACTGTACCTTCATGAACGTGGTCATGTTCACGCTGGAGTCGGGATGGTGGTATAAGATGTTCGTGACCAATTCGCTCTTCGTGAACACCTACATGTTCGGCTACATCCCGGCCCAGCTTGGTGCGGGTGGTGTCCCGTTCGGCGGGACGATCGCTATTTCCAAGGTCCAGGACTTCGGGTTTGAGGTTCCTTTCACCGAAGAGGACCGGCGAATCCTGTTCGCAAACAATGCCTATTATCTGGAGAGCTGGCTCCTGGACTGGATGGCCAACAACCCCTACAGCAAGGAGAAAAAGAGAAATCGCGAGCCTGACCTGATCCCGCAGCCCATGCCCATGCTGAACGATTCCACGATCGCGATGTTTAACCGCTATCCGAACATGGACGCGGCTAACCTCTACAACGGATTGAATCCTCGTATTCTTGTGCCGCCGAGCGACATACCTGCGATAAAGCGCTTCCTCTACTATAAGTGGACAACCAATGCCGATACGAACTGGGCCTTCCAGCCGGATGCCGGCTATTATCAGCAGTGGCCCTTGCCAGAGAATCTCGCCTATCAGAATGACACTCTGAAGACCGCGGCTATGGGCGGATTCCCGCTCGGCGATCTTTACCACTGGTGGCCGGAAGAGTACGCGAGGTGGGAGGCCCAGAAGGAACACGAGTACAATCGCATTTTCAAGTGGCTCGAGACTGGATCGGACCCGGGTGCCGGCGTAGCCGAGCTGGTGCGTGAGACCCTCCCCAAAACCCACACTTTGTCGCAGAACTATCCGAATCCCTTCAATCCCACGACGCGCATTGAGTTCTCGCTGCCGAAAGCTGCGCACGTGACCCTCAAGGTGTACAATCTCCTCGGCCAGGAGGTCGCCACGCTGGTCAATGGCTACCGCCAGGCCGGCCAGCATTGGGTGACGTTCGATGGCTCCGACCTTCCGGGAGGGGTGTACGTGTATCGGCTGGAGTACGATGGCAAGTCGGTCACAAGGAAACTCGTTCTCCTCAAGTGA
- a CDS encoding T9SS type A sorting domain-containing protein: MKTWRKAAVAAAVAVLVGVSLAVAQTPVSQWGFIGNKGPTRTAGWRFVPGAVPGDAGVAGDQALAANQWAAIRGGFDDTVRATVDEAIRVTGKIEFVGGDPKWWSALRWGLFYHDSAGVLVNVDTDSAYWTGYEKYAYGYLFVPHNGVVDRPTWAVGGGGDVGVARGGAWLSTYGVSHLSMGFVDQRPRRAEMTEGVYRWAVSVRPLDEKRNEVRFYLVKEDNSYWWAGVRIDTTRITTVFNGVCFAINGGQGGSESSVRGMYVREVYVDRGAPIEIPEAPFVPFYVGQWGFIGNKGPTRTAGWKFIPGEYTGDAGVGGDTAPVGGQWAAIRGGFEEEVTATSEKAIRVTGKLEFVGADPKWWGALRFGLFYHDSAGVLVNVDTDSAYWTGYEKYAYGYLFHPKSGVLESPNWAAGGGGDLGVARGGAWLSTYGVSHLSMGFVPQAPPRAEMTAGVYNWGISVRPLDGKRNEVRFYLVKEDNSYWWAGVRIDTTQITTKFNGVCFATIGPGSGYEGYRGMYVREVYVDRGDPIQIPPKPFSPFYVGEWGFLGGRTGGWKITLGEYEGNVSIGGTGGPAGWSAIRGAFKDAVTLSADKALLITGRMELVGGGFEAPNSLRMGVFYTDSAGVLLYPESDSARWSGVEGHHTGYLFIPRSGWNDPALWTGGVPGTVGAVVDWAWLDPQGPANRALTARGQFRGGAHASAGTYDFKISIQKTSDAKTEIRYWIFKEGYHFAGIVIDNQPPTDVFNSINFALGNTNANRLNLVDVYVDMGSPIEIPDSILTAVSINVADKVVPTSYVLGQNYPNPFNPTTTIVFGLPKDSEVTLEVFDALGRCVAVLAKGRFQAGFHTVTFDAKDLPSGVYLYRLQAGDFTSVKKLMLTK, translated from the coding sequence ATGAAGACGTGGCGCAAGGCAGCTGTGGCGGCAGCGGTCGCCGTGCTGGTGGGGGTCTCGTTGGCAGTGGCGCAGACGCCCGTAAGCCAGTGGGGCTTCATCGGTAATAAGGGACCCACGCGCACGGCCGGCTGGCGGTTTGTGCCGGGTGCCGTCCCCGGTGATGCGGGGGTAGCTGGGGACCAGGCGTTGGCGGCGAATCAGTGGGCGGCGATACGGGGTGGATTTGACGACACGGTACGTGCGACGGTGGATGAGGCGATACGGGTGACGGGGAAGATAGAGTTTGTGGGGGGAGATCCGAAGTGGTGGAGTGCGTTGCGGTGGGGTTTGTTTTATCATGATAGTGCGGGGGTGTTGGTGAATGTGGATACGGATTCGGCGTACTGGACGGGGTATGAGAAGTACGCGTATGGGTATTTGTTTGTGCCGCACAATGGGGTGGTAGATCGTCCGACGTGGGCGGTTGGTGGTGGGGGTGATGTGGGGGTAGCGCGTGGGGGAGCGTGGTTGAGCACGTATGGGGTGAGTCATTTGTCGATGGGATTTGTGGATCAGCGGCCGCGGCGTGCGGAGATGACGGAGGGGGTGTATCGTTGGGCGGTGTCGGTGCGGCCGTTGGATGAGAAGCGGAACGAGGTACGGTTTTACTTGGTGAAGGAGGATAATAGTTACTGGTGGGCTGGGGTACGGATTGACACGACGCGGATTACGACGGTGTTTAATGGGGTGTGTTTTGCGATCAATGGGGGTCAGGGGGGTAGTGAGTCGAGTGTACGGGGGATGTATGTGAGGGAGGTGTATGTGGATCGGGGGGCGCCGATTGAGATACCGGAGGCGCCGTTTGTGCCGTTTTATGTGGGTCAGTGGGGTTTCATTGGCAACAAGGGGCCGACGCGGACGGCGGGTTGGAAGTTTATACCTGGGGAGTATACGGGGGATGCGGGTGTAGGAGGGGATACGGCGCCGGTAGGGGGTCAGTGGGCGGCGATTCGTGGGGGTTTTGAGGAGGAGGTGACGGCGACGTCGGAGAAGGCGATCCGGGTGACGGGGAAGTTGGAGTTTGTGGGGGCGGATCCGAAGTGGTGGGGTGCGTTGCGGTTTGGGTTGTTCTATCATGATAGTGCGGGGGTGTTGGTGAATGTGGATACGGATTCGGCGTATTGGACGGGGTACGAGAAGTATGCGTATGGGTATTTGTTCCATCCGAAGAGTGGGGTGTTGGAGAGTCCGAACTGGGCGGCCGGAGGTGGTGGTGATTTGGGAGTGGCGCGCGGTGGAGCCTGGTTGAGCACGTATGGGGTGAGCCATCTTTCGATGGGTTTTGTGCCGCAGGCGCCGCCGCGGGCGGAGATGACCGCTGGGGTGTACAATTGGGGCATTTCGGTGCGCCCGTTGGACGGGAAGCGGAACGAGGTCCGGTTCTACTTGGTGAAGGAGGACAACAGTTACTGGTGGGCTGGGGTACGGATTGACACGACGCAGATTACGACGAAGTTTAATGGGGTATGTTTTGCGACGATTGGACCGGGCAGTGGGTACGAGGGGTACCGCGGGATGTACGTGCGGGAGGTGTACGTTGACCGCGGTGACCCGATCCAGATCCCGCCCAAGCCCTTCAGCCCGTTCTACGTCGGCGAGTGGGGCTTCTTGGGCGGAAGGACCGGCGGCTGGAAGATCACCTTGGGTGAGTACGAGGGCAACGTAAGCATCGGCGGCACGGGAGGTCCGGCCGGTTGGTCTGCCATCCGGGGCGCCTTCAAAGACGCGGTCACGCTGTCGGCCGACAAGGCACTCCTGATCACGGGGAGGATGGAGCTGGTCGGAGGCGGGTTTGAAGCGCCTAACTCTCTGCGGATGGGCGTGTTCTACACCGATAGCGCCGGTGTTCTCCTGTATCCGGAAAGCGACTCGGCTCGGTGGTCCGGTGTGGAGGGTCACCACACGGGCTACCTGTTCATCCCGCGGAGCGGATGGAACGATCCGGCTCTCTGGACCGGCGGCGTGCCTGGCACGGTGGGTGCTGTAGTGGACTGGGCATGGCTTGATCCGCAAGGCCCCGCCAACCGCGCACTCACCGCTCGCGGGCAGTTCCGCGGAGGTGCCCACGCAAGCGCCGGAACCTACGACTTCAAGATCTCGATTCAGAAGACCTCAGACGCCAAGACGGAAATCCGCTACTGGATCTTCAAAGAAGGCTACCACTTCGCGGGAATCGTCATCGACAACCAGCCGCCGACGGACGTGTTCAACTCAATCAACTTCGCGCTCGGCAACACGAACGCGAACCGGCTGAACCTGGTAGACGTCTACGTCGACATGGGTTCGCCGATCGAAATCCCGGACTCGATCCTGACGGCCGTTTCGATCAACGTGGCGGACAAGGTGGTTCCGACCAGCTACGTGCTGGGTCAGAACTACCCGAACCCGTTCAATCCGACCACGACGATTGTTTTCGGACTGCCGAAGGACAGTGAGGTGACCCTGGAAGTGTTCGACGCACTCGGCCGCTGCGTGGCGGTTCTGGCCAAGGGACGCTTCCAGGCTGGGTTCCATACGGTGACCTTCGACGCCAAGGATCTGCCGTCCGGGGTGTACCTGTACCGGCTGCAGGCGGGCGACTTCACCAGCGTGAAGAAGCTCATGCTGACGAAGTGA
- a CDS encoding endo-1,4-beta-xylanase, translated as MGVVRIDKAMRCAVAVVAALATRVPLLQGQADTIQTNVPALKDVFAKDFYIGCLLSYRHIGFPDDPYVPGQSPVVAPNGGYLIKYHMNSMSPGNNMKPQYTVDIAASAAAYANARTQAERDSIDVHPIVRFNGDLIAQLNWAKRQGFTFRGHVLVWHNQTPAAFFRSGYTDNGPRLSKEKMTQRMENYIKEVIRLLHEGWPGLLSAMDVVNEAVLDNGADRTDSEWYRTFGDNSYILKAFEFTRKYCNLYGETQIKLYYNDYNTHLPAKADGIVRVCRPIFEAGYLDGIGMQEHDGLTYPTAEQWIASYEKFYPICHEMAVTELDVATGYASPPPEILAKQANQYAQLFKCFVERSYFSGRGKIISVSKDGLNDQYTFKTNQSSSLWDARNQCKPAFYAVVDVGIYYNRLDSLRKALADLRAEDFTPGSWQRFEEAMAAARIAMERNYSVDQSAAEALRQACVALEAAAEALEKRESAVPLANNVPSSFSLDQNYPNPFNSSTTVEFALDAPCDVRLLIYDLRGHLVGEAARGRYEAGRHRVTVDGTSLSSGTYVYRLIAGGRSETRRFTVVR; from the coding sequence ATGGGCGTGGTACGGATCGACAAAGCGATGAGGTGTGCGGTTGCAGTAGTGGCCGCTCTCGCGACACGCGTACCCCTGCTACAAGGGCAGGCCGACACCATCCAGACCAATGTACCGGCGCTCAAAGATGTGTTCGCCAAGGACTTCTACATCGGGTGCTTGCTCTCCTACCGCCATATCGGATTCCCGGATGACCCCTACGTCCCGGGGCAGTCGCCTGTTGTGGCACCGAACGGCGGATATCTGATCAAGTACCATATGAACAGCATGTCTCCGGGCAACAACATGAAGCCCCAGTACACCGTGGATATTGCGGCCAGTGCCGCTGCCTATGCCAATGCCCGGACCCAGGCGGAGCGGGACTCCATCGATGTCCATCCGATCGTCCGGTTCAATGGCGACCTCATCGCGCAGTTGAACTGGGCTAAACGGCAAGGTTTCACATTCCGGGGCCACGTCTTGGTCTGGCACAACCAGACGCCGGCTGCCTTTTTCCGGTCGGGCTACACGGACAATGGGCCCCGACTCAGCAAGGAAAAGATGACCCAGAGGATGGAGAATTACATCAAGGAGGTCATTCGACTTCTGCACGAGGGATGGCCGGGGCTTCTTTCAGCCATGGATGTGGTGAACGAGGCCGTGCTAGACAACGGGGCGGACAGGACCGACAGCGAGTGGTACCGCACGTTCGGGGACAATAGCTACATCCTGAAAGCGTTCGAGTTCACTCGCAAGTACTGCAACCTCTACGGCGAGACGCAGATCAAGCTCTACTACAACGATTACAACACCCACCTGCCGGCCAAGGCGGATGGCATCGTCCGGGTGTGCCGGCCGATCTTTGAGGCCGGATACTTGGACGGCATCGGAATGCAGGAGCACGACGGACTCACGTATCCCACCGCAGAGCAGTGGATCGCCAGCTACGAGAAGTTCTACCCAATCTGCCACGAAATGGCCGTGACGGAACTGGACGTGGCGACCGGCTACGCCAGTCCCCCGCCGGAAATCCTCGCGAAGCAGGCGAACCAATACGCCCAGCTCTTCAAGTGTTTCGTGGAGCGAAGCTATTTCTCGGGCCGGGGCAAGATCATCAGTGTTTCCAAGGACGGGCTCAACGATCAGTACACGTTCAAGACCAATCAATCCTCTTCACTCTGGGACGCCAGGAACCAGTGCAAACCCGCCTTCTACGCTGTGGTGGATGTGGGAATCTATTACAACAGGCTGGATTCCCTTCGAAAAGCGCTGGCCGACCTTAGGGCGGAAGACTTCACTCCGGGGTCCTGGCAACGGTTCGAAGAGGCAATGGCTGCGGCGCGTATCGCAATGGAGCGCAACTACTCAGTGGATCAATCTGCTGCCGAAGCGTTGCGCCAGGCCTGCGTGGCTCTGGAAGCCGCGGCGGAGGCGCTGGAGAAGAGGGAGAGCGCAGTGCCTTTGGCCAACAACGTCCCAAGCTCCTTCAGCCTGGACCAGAACTACCCCAATCCCTTCAACAGCAGTACCACCGTGGAGTTCGCCCTGGATGCGCCGTGTGACGTCCGGTTGCTGATTTACGATCTGCGGGGCCACTTGGTCGGAGAGGCTGCGCGAGGACGGTACGAGGCGGGTCGACACCGGGTGACGGTAGATGGGACAAGCCTGAGCTCGGGAACCTATGTCTACCGCTTGATAGCCGGCGGACGCTCAGAGACCCGGAGGTTTACTGTCGTGAGATAG